The genomic stretch CCGGCCGCCGGTGTGGGGAGTGTTCACCCCGCTGGCGAGGGCGGCGGTGAGGAATCCACGCCCGGCCGCGTCCGCGCCGGGTCCGGTCAGCCCGAGCCCGGCGGGAGGCCACACGTCGCACAATGGGTGGTCCTGCGCGGGAACCACGGGCGCGGCGTGAGGCAGCGGCTGGTCGGCTGCTTCGGGGCTGTCGGCGCGCGTGTGCTCGACCGTGTCGTCATTGATCGCTGCCCGATCATCGTCGCAAGCGGCCTGCGCGGATTCGACGGCGTCGAGGATGTCGAGGCCGTGGGCGTTGTCGGTGGCCGGCCGGCGTAGGGCACGTCGGACGCGTGTGACGGTCGCGGGCATCGGCGTGAGGTCGGGATCGCCGGATCGCCTGTGCGGGCCGGGCGGTCGCGGCTGGTAGCGGCGCCGACGCCACGCCCAGACCAGGCTGGCGGCTGCCGCGACCGCGGCGGCGAGACCGAGGTCCAGCCAACTCCCGCTCCCCAACGTGATGCCATCGGGGCGGGACGATTCAGCCGGCGAGCTGTTGGCCGGCGGTGGCGTACGGGTGGCGTGGCTGCTCGGGGCGCCGGCCACGGTCGACGGTGCGGCGGTGGTGGTGGGGCTGGGCGGTGTGTCGCTGCCCTCGCCGGTGGTCGGCTCGCCGGTCGGTTCGACCGGCGAGGGCGGTTCCTGTGTGCGGGGTGTGTCGGGCTCAGACGGGCCTGTGGGGGCGGGGCTGGCCGCGCCTGGCGGGGCCGTGTCCGCGGGTAGGGCCAGGGTCCAGCCCGGGTAGATCAGGTCAGGATTGGTGAACGTGCCTCCCACGGTGGCGAAGTAGGTGCCGCGGTTGAGCGCCCAGATCTCGGGCCAGCGATCGGGATCGCCGAGCCACCGCTTCGCGATCGCCGACAGGGTGTCGCCCTCGCGCACCACGCAGGTGTAGACCGACCCGGCCCTGTCGACGGGGTGGTCCGCCCGCCGTGTCGTCGACGGTCCGCTCGCCGTGCGGGATGCGTCGGCGGAGACGACCGTACTGTGGCCAGCGACGGGCCGCGGGACGCGGTCGCTGTCGCCTGCAGCGGAACCGTGGTCTACCGGGGCCGACCGGCCCGCGTCGGTGCGGTCCGGCGCGGGCCGGTCGGCGGCGGGCCGCTGCGCGGGGGCGTCCTCGCGCGGTGTGCTGTCAGACGATGTGTCGGCCGTGGAGGTGGCGTGCGCGGCGGCGGGCAGCGCGGTGGAGGTTACCGCGGTGGCGCCCAGCAACGCTGCCGCGAGACCCTGCATCGGTGCCGGCATGCGCAGCGCGATCCGCCATCGCAGTCGAGCCGAGACACGCCGGTGGACGCGGCCGGCGACGGTGGTGGCGAACATGGCCCAGAGCAGCCACCCGCTGGCCTGCAGCAGCGTGGTGAGGAACCCGGTGGTCAGGGGCTGGTGCAGCCACGCGCGTAACTGACTGTTGGACGGCATCGTGGGCGTCGGCCAGTCCGCCAGGTAGATCAGCACGAGTGGCGCCGCCACGAGCACGAACGCGGCGATGCCCGCTGTCGAGACCGGTTTCACGCTGCCCTCCTCCCTGCGTCGTGCATTGGTGGCACCGAACGTAGGAGAAAGGTGGGCGGTGCAGGCCCGATGCGGGGCTGACAAGACCTCACACCGCCTTACACAACCTCACAACCGCAGGTCAGCCCCCGTACTGCCGAACGGGTCGTTGTCACGAAGGCTCCACCGTCGAGAGGCGTCGCGGTTGCTGGCAACAGGCCGCAGCTCCCCGCGCCACGCCGCCGGCCGCCCACCTTGCTCTTCGCGGCGCGGCCCGGCAGATCAAGTAAGGCTGGCCCCGGAGCCGTCCGGGACGGCAAGGCGCGTGGGACGGGACGGATTCAGCGGATCAGGCGCCGCCGGGCACGAACGCGCCGTCGAGGCTGAGACCGGCGGCGGTGAGACGCTTTCTGTACCGATCGGTCAGCACGACGGCGGCAGCCTGCTCACCCAGGTCGCTGAGGATGCGCGCGGCCTGCTGATGGAGGTCGGCGTTGTACGGGTCGACACGGATCCCGCCTTGTAGATGGGCGAGTGCTGTGTGAGGGTCGGGTGCGGTGTCGGCGAGGGCGGCGTAGGCGTCGAGCGCTCTGCGTCGGGCGGCTATCCGGTGTGGTTCGAGCCAGGGCCATGTGTGTCCGGTGGCGAGGTCGCCGGTGTAGGCGGTGATGACTGCCTGCCAGGCGGCTGCGGTGTCGGTGAGGGTGGCTGCCGCGTGGTCGGCGGTGGTGTGGAGGTGCCACAGGTCGACGTCGACGTTCGTCGGGTGGAGTCGGTAACGGTCTCCGCTGCGGTCGATGATCGTTGCGCCGGTGGTGGTGCGGGCGGCGGTGCGGAGTTCGCTGAGGGTGGTGTAGAGGCGTCCGGTGAGTCGGTGTGCGGGGAGTCCGGGCCAGAGCGCTTCGGCCATGAGGTGGCTGTCGGCTCCGTCTACGTGGACGGCGAGGAAGACCAGCGCCTGCCACGCCGCGGACCGCCGCAGGGCCACCGGTGAGCCGCCGACCAGCAGCTCCGGCTCACCCAGCACCCGCAACCGCAGGCCAGAAGAGTTGCCGCGTCGTGGGCCGGCCTGGCGAGGTATCCGCGCTGTCGGCGCAGGTGCGGCGGAGGTGTCTGGGGCCGGTGGGTCGAGGTGGCCGGTGACGGTGAGCAGGTCGGTGGTGGTCACCTCGTCGAGCACACATATCCGATGTCCGGCAGTGTCGTCGGCCGTGTGGCCGTCGGCGTCGACGTGCCAGACCGCCGCTTCTGGCCATGGTCCCAGCACGACCGGGACGGCCGCGCCTGTGACGACCGTGTCCGTCGGGGGAGCGTCGAGGATCAGTATCGCAGGCGCCCGTCGCCCATCCGCTCCGTCCGTTGACATCGCCGGAGGCGATGCGACAGCCAGGGCGGCGTGCGCGATGGTGTCGACGATCGTCAGTCCCGACCCGGGCCGTAGCCGCTCCACTGCAGGCCCGAGCAACATGTCGCCCGCGCGGCGGGTGATCACTACCTGCGCGTCCGGTTGTCGCATCGCGGTGAGGAGGACGCTGACCAGCAGGCCCCGTGCGGCGTCGAGTGCGCCTGGTCCGACCAACCCCACTCCCGTAGGCGGCACCCCCACCGGCAGCACTGCCGCCGGTGCGGATACGGGGTACTCGGCGGTGGCGGCGGTGATGGCCGCCACGGTGGACGGCAGAGGCGTCAGATCCGCCCCGTCGTTGTCGGCGGGGCGTGAGTGGGGGCGGTAGCCGCGGCGGCGGCGGAGCCACATCAGCCCGACCGCGACCGTCACCTGGCCGGCGACCTCGCGGGGCAGCCACCCACCGGCCACAGCGACACCGCCATCAAGCCCGGCCCGCTCACCCTCATCCGGCGTGGGAAGACCTGTGCTTCCTGTCGGTGGCACCGCGTCGACGCCGACAGCTGGTGTGGCGGGAGTGGGGATGGTGAGGGCGGCGGCGCCGGCGATCCCGGTCGCGGTGGCCTGCCACGGAGTGGGTAACGGCAGGCGGCGCAGCCACCGCACGCCCGCCCACATCCGCACCGCGACGCGGACGGTGATGATGTAGGCGACGAACGCCCACAACAGCCACGCCAGCACCACCGCCATCAGCATCAGGTTCTGGCCGGTCAGCGGGTCACGGATCCACTGCCACACCACCAGCCGCACCCCACCGCCCGGCGACGGCCACCCCACCACCATGACGAGCAGCAGCGGCGGACCGGCCAGCACCACCACGAGTACGACGAGCGACACGACTTGCCGCGTCCAGCGCATCGTCACCCACCTCCTACCGGACCGCGTCCCCGCACGGCAGCGACGTCGGCGAGGACACCCCCGTCACCGGACGGCCGTCACCGGGGCAGGGTGGATGATGCGGGTCCACAGACGACCCAGCCACCACACCCCGACCGCGACCGCGTAGATGACCGCCAAGATCCCCGTCGTGCCCGGACCCGCCAGCGCCGCGATCAGGATCGCCACCGGCGCGCCGAGGACCAGCCGCAGGACCGGCCGCGACACCAACGCCGTGACCACCCCAACCCCGATGAGCAGACCACCGAACCGGCCGCCGAAGTCGATCCACACCAACATGTGCGGCCACCGCTCCGCCGTCACCGACCACTGCAGCACCAGCATCCCCACCGTCGCCGTCACCACCGACGACACCGGGAACGCCAAGAACTGCGACCACCCACCCGCCGGCGTACGCCACTGACGCACGGCGATCACCGCGAGAACCGCCGCCACCACCACGATCGGCACGATCGGCACCACCGACCAGCGCAGGAACGGACCCAGCTCCATACCGATGTACTGGCTACCCACCACCGCGTACATACACGCCACAGCGACACCCAACCACGAGGCGGTGAGGATGCCGGTGGCGACCTGCGCCCCCGGCGACAACGGCAACCCGGTATCGGTACGCGACGCCAACGCCGCACCCAGAACCGTGCCCACACCGAGACAGGCGAGCATCGCGAACACCGACGCCATCGCCAGCTCACCCCAGTTCAACGTCGCCCACTTCCCCAACGCCGCGCTGTTCCACACCGGGGTGAACAACATGTGCGACACCAACGCCAACGACGCGAACCCCGACACCGCCACCGCCAGCGCCCGCCCCACCGACGGCAACGGCTCCACCACCACCTCCGGGCCCTCGCCCGGACTCCGCGCGCCGGCGTCCGCCGCCCCATGCGCCGCCGCGAGCGGAGGATCCCGCACCAACAGCGGCGTGAGACCCGTCTCGGTGGCCAGCACCTCCGCCACCAGTCGCATCTGCGCCGTCCCACCCGCACACCACAACCCCGCCACCGTCGCCGGGTCGACCTCCGCCGCGTCCACCGCATCCCGGACCAGGCCCGCCGCCCGTTCCAGGACCGGACGGGCCGCCTGCGTCAACACCAGATCGTTGACCACCACCGCCGGACCCGACGGCACCGCAACCGACACCGCCGCATGCGCGAACAGGGCATGCTTCGCCGTCCGCACACTCGCCGTCAACGCCACCTCCTCACCGGTCCCCGGAGCGACGGGATCGGGGGAGAGGGCGGCAGTCATCGCCGCGTCGATGGCGTCGCCACCGGCATCCGGGTCGGCGAGGGTGGAGAGGATCTCGAAGCCGACCGGAGTACGGCGGACGACGCTTACCTCGGCGCCGCCGCCCAGGTCACACACCACGATGGCGTCGCCCACCGGCAGGGGCACGCCTCCGGCGAGCAGGTGCGAGGCCACCGCCACCGGTGCCTCCACCAACCGGGGCTGCGGCAACCCTGCCCGATGCGCCGCGTGACGAAGCCAGGTACGACGTCGCGGTCCCCACCCCGCCGGCACCACCAACCGCACATCCTCCACCGCAGCTCCGACCATCCGTCGGGCCTCGTCAGCGGCACGCCGCAACGTCGCCGCCACCAACTCCGCCGGCACCACCTCCACGCCCGCCACGCTCACCTGCTCATCAGCAGGACGACGGGGGACAGGAACGAACCTCTGCGGCTGCGCCACCGCCGCCCGCCACGCCTGCTGCCCCGTCACCACCGACCCGTCGTCGGCGACCAGCACCGCACTCGGTAGTCCAGGCTCACCGTCGAACACCAGCGGCGACCACGACCCGTCCGACCACGCCACCACACCCGTCGTACTGGCACTCCCACAATCGATCGCCAGCCGAACCTGCCCCGATCGCATGCGCCATAGTCAAACATGAATCACGCCATCACGTGAGGGCATAACTACACACAGCGGCAGCCATCGGGCTGGGAAGTGAGCCGTGCATCTCCGATCTGGCATGACGTGGAAAGGCGTCGTCGCGCCGCGTGGTGCACGTTCCTCGGGCGGATCCCTCAGATCTCGGTTGATCAGCGGTGGACCCGGCCACGGCGACAGCCCAGCCCGGGAGAGCGGCTGGGTGAGTGTCGGCGCCGGATCGCGGGGAGGAACGATGGTCGCCGTGACCGCTCCTTCCCGTGCGCCGCTCGCCGTGTTGGAGGCGGTGCTGGAGCAGCTGACCTACGTCAACCAAGAGACCGGCTACACCGTCGCCCGGGTCGCCACCGGCCGCGGCGGTGACCTGTCTGGTCGGCGCGCTGTTGGGCGCGCAGGCCGCGGCGAACGAGCCATCACCACCCCCGAAACCTTGAGGATCCTCACCAAATTGTGCTGCAGTCCATCCCAGGCGACCGCGATCCTGTAGGCCATCCTCGTTCCCATGCCGCGTCGAAGCCGACCGCAACGCGGAAAGAAGTGGCTGATCAAGATAGCTTGAGGGCGTACTCGCTGGCGCCTGTCTCATGCACTTTGATCGATTGACTGAAGGTGTTTCTCGCGCTACGTTGAGTGTTCATTGCGCCATTGACGGAGGTGAAGGTCAAGGCGCGTGCGTCACAACGGGGAGAAATGATCTTGATCAGAAGTATGCGTGCATCGAGCTTAGCTATCGCCGTGGCCGTCGCCTTGCTGTCGACCGGAGCGAGCGCCGTGGCCTCTCCACCGGCATCGGACCCGTCGCCGGCCGCAGCTCGACCAGGGCTGGCGCCCGCCGATGCGGAGGGCACGTACCTCGACGAGGAGGGCAACGTCCTGTCGATGCGGGGGCGGGACGCCGACCTGGTAACAGGCAGAGCCCTGCTCCTTGGCTGCACACCCGGCAACGGAGCTGACAATCCGCACTGGACGACGCCTGATGTCTCGGGTCATGGAAGCTACGTCAAGGGAACGTGCACTAACAACACGGCTAAAGTTTACAACTGCTTGTACGAGTGGTACACCGACGGCACCTGGCGTCGGAAGTCGTGTTCGAGCACGGTGACGGTGACGGCTGGCGGCGGGGCTGGGAACAGGTCCAACGCCCGGCACGTCTGTCACTCGACCAGCCAGCTCATCTCCTGGCGCAATCACGAGGACGTCGACGTCATCGGCGAAATCGACGACGGCAACCAACCCTACAGGCAGGCCAGCGTCTATTGCGTAGTGAACTAGCCGTAGCGTTCACGATGGGCCATAGAGACCTCCGGTGGGTGTGGGCGTAAGCACCTCACGCCCCGCCGGGGGTTTCTCCATGGATCATGCCGACGCGCCGCCAAAGACGCTCATTAGCCACTGCAACTACAGTGAGGTGATCTCAGCAACGCATATGTGTTGATTGGCGCGACACGGGCGAAGGCGGCGAGTCGGGCGGCAGTGGAGACAGGCGTGGAGCCATCGATAGACATGTCCTTGCGACAGATCCACGTCTTCGAGAGGGCTCCACGTGATTGCCTATCGTGCCATGATCGACGTCCCGAGGGAACTCGTGCAGCATCTCGCGCGGCTGCTGTACGTGCAGCGCCGGGCCTGCGGCACTCGCCGTGGCACTCGTGCGTTGACCTGCTTCTACCAGGCCCTGATGGTGCTCGTCTGGTTCCGCAAAGGTGAGGACATGACCTTGCTGGCAGCCGGCTTCGGTATCTCCCGGGCGACGGCGTACCGCTACCGCGACGAGGGCATCACGGTGCTCGCCGCCCAGGCGGCCGACCTGCACACCGCTCTGCGTCGGGCCGCCGCCGACGGCTGGTCCCACGTGATCCTCGACGGCAAACTGTTCGACTGCGACCGGCTCACCGAGACCACCCTGTCGGTCAAGGGCGAGACCATCGACGCCTGGTACTCCGGAAAACACCGCGACTTCGGCGCGAACATCCAAGCGATCATGCGTCCAGACGGGCTGCCGATCTGGACCTCGGAAGCGATGCCCGGACATCTACACGACACCAGCTGCGCCCGCGACCTCGGGATCACCGCCGCCCTGAACTGGTCCGCCGCCGAACTCGACCTGCCCGCCCTGGCCGACTCCGGCTACGAAAGCACAGGCCACGGCATCAAGACCCCGATCAAGCAGCCCACCGACGGCAGCCGCCTCGCACCCGACAACCGCGCCTACAACCGACTGCTCCGCGGCCTGCGATGGCAAGGCGAACGCGGCTTCGCCATCCTGATCGGACGCTGGAAGACGCTCCGCCACACGAACATCAGCCCACGCCGAATCGGCGACATCGTCACCGCCGCATTACACCTGACCCACTTCGAATACAAATACCTACCAGTAAGTCGTTGAGATCACTTCTTGTGAACACGAACGTGGAAAGCGAGGCAAAGATTGATGACGGTCTCGTGGACTGCGGTGCTGTATGGGAGATGGAGGTTGTTTGGCCCTCCGGAGCCGGCTTGCGGAAGCAGGCTTCAAACCACCACGAGGGGCGTTGGCTGAAGACCGTCGTCCTGAGCGTCGTTGGAAAAGGCGTGACTGTGATCGCGTCAGGTATGGACCGGGAAGATGAGCGATGAACGTCGAGTTCTCTGCCGTTGACGTGTCGAAACTCAGTCAGACGACATCAGAACCGAGGCCGGAGGTGAGTCTCGGGATGAGCCTGGGGGATATCCGCTTACTGCCCAGGTGGTGTCCGGCATATAGGCAGCATGAGCCCGGTCCAGGCTCTCATACGGAACGTGTGAAGGCGGACCCCGATACCGTCCGTCGGTTTACCGGCGGCGAGAGGGAGGACTCCAAGCGGAGGAAACCGCGAGGAGCAGAGTACCGATGCGGGGACGCTGGCGGACTCGCCCGTAGTAGCTGTGAACCGCCTGCGTATCGCAGTGGGTCGGGGAGCGAAGGGGCGGGGTCGTTCAGGCTGGTTTGTGCGGTCAACCGTGAGGGAGGAACCGCGTGAGTCAGCCAGGGTTGACAGGCAAGTCGCACGATATCCCAAAGCGGCTGATCTGGGCCGCGTGGTTGAAGGTGAAAGGTAATGGCGGAGCGGCCGGGGCCGACGGAGTGACGATCGAACAGTTCGAAACGAGGTTGGCTGACAACCTCTACCGACTGTGGAACCGTATGTCGTCGGGCAGCTATTTCCCCGGCCCGGTCCGGGCGGTGGAGATCCCGAAGAAGGGTGGGGTCAGGATTCTGGGCATTCCCAATGTGGTCGACCGGGTGGCGCAGACGGTGGCGGTGCTGGTGTTGGAGCCGGAGGTGGAGAAGGTGTTCCACGACGACTCCTACGGATATCGTCCCGGACGGTCCCCGATTGATGCGATTCGGGTGTGTCGGCAGCGGTGTTTCAAGAAGGACTGGGTCGTCGATTTGGACGTCAAGGCCTTTTTCGACTCCGTGCGGTGGGATTTGATGCTCAAGGCGGTGGCGCGTCACACGACTCACCCGTGGGTCATGCTGTATGTGGAGCGCTGGTTGAGAGCGCCGATGCTGATGCCCGACGGGACCCTGACCCATCGGAACAAGGGGACACCGCAGGGTGGTCCGATCTCCCCGTTGATCGCCAACATTTTTCTGCACTACGGCTTCGACACCTGGATGGGCCGTGAGTTTCCCGGGGTCGGGTTCGAGCGGTTCGCAGACGATGTGGTGGTCCACTGCGTGACCGAACGTCAGGCGCAACAGGTGCGTCAGGCGATCGATCGTCGGTTCGCGGACATCGGGTTGCAGTTGCACCCCGACAAGACGCGCATCGTGTACTGCAAAGACGACCGGCGCCGTCTCGACTACGAGCTGGTGACGTTCACGTTCTGCGGGTACGCGTTTCGTCCCCGGAAGGCATGGGACAAGATCCGCGGAAGGGCCCGGACCGGGTTCCTACCCGCGGTTGCCCCGGGGAAGCTGACCGATATGAGCCGCAAGGTCGCGTCCTGGCGGCTACATCGACGCACGACCGGCAACCTGGCAGACCTCGCCGTAGAGGTCAACCCTGTCCTTCGGGGCTGGTTGAACTACTTCACCGTGTTTTACCCGAGCGCGGTCTACCCGATCGGCAAGCGCATCGATCGTCATCTGATGCGCTGGGCGAAGTGGAAGTACAAGCGACTCAAACGCAGCGACGACAGAGCTCGAGTATGGCTACGAGACGTCCGGCAACGGTCGCCCGACCTGTTCGCGCACTGGGCGATGCGGTACACGACCTGACAACCGAACGGCACGAGCCGGATGAGTCGAGAGGTTCACGTCCGGATCTGTGGGGGACGGCGGGTGAAACTCCCGCCGTCTACCCGGCAGTAGCGGTCTATTATTCGATGATGACACTGCAGCCCACTGGCGAACTCTCTGCTGCGGCGTGGCTGCATGCGACCGATGTCGACCCGGCACGGTTGATCACGTTTGGGCCGGCCTCGTTCCCCGCGTACGCACGCCTTCGCTACTTGCCCGATCCGGTCCTTCCGAATATGCGCGAGTCGGACGTGCGGCTCCCATCTCGCCGAACAACTGAGATCGACATGGCCCGAACAGCGTTGGAAGCCCTCGCCGACTACAGCTCCTCCACGCGCGATTGTTATGTCTGCGTGTGGGAAGGCGGCGCGACGCTCCGGAATCCTGCACTGACTGGCGGATCCATGCTGGACCTTCCGCACCGGCGATACGTCCTGTTCAGCGGCACACTGAACGACTTGATGGGGTGGAGCGACTTGTTCGACTCCGAAGTGTCCTCGGCGCCCGCATTCGTCTGGCCAGCGGATCATGCGTGGTGCTTCGCCAGCGACGTCGACCCTCATTGGGCCGGCAT from Micromonospora craniellae encodes the following:
- a CDS encoding BTAD domain-containing putative transcriptional regulator, which produces MKPVSTAGIAAFVLVAAPLVLIYLADWPTPTMPSNSQLRAWLHQPLTTGFLTTLLQASGWLLWAMFATTVAGRVHRRVSARLRWRIALRMPAPMQGLAAALLGATAVTSTALPAAAHATSTADTSSDSTPREDAPAQRPAADRPAPDRTDAGRSAPVDHGSAAGDSDRVPRPVAGHSTVVSADASRTASGPSTTRRADHPVDRAGSVYTCVVREGDTLSAIAKRWLGDPDRWPEIWALNRGTYFATVGGTFTNPDLIYPGWTLALPADTAPPGAASPAPTGPSEPDTPRTQEPPSPVEPTGEPTTGEGSDTPPSPTTTAAPSTVAGAPSSHATRTPPPANSSPAESSRPDGITLGSGSWLDLGLAAAVAAAASLVWAWRRRRYQPRPPGPHRRSGDPDLTPMPATVTRVRRALRRPATDNAHGLDILDAVESAQAACDDDRAAINDDTVEHTRADSPEAADQPLPHAAPVVPAQDHPLCDVWPPAGLGLTGPGADAAGRGFLTAALASGVNTPHTGGRVVIPAPTAAALLSTATALPETGRLTVTAGLDDALDVLETQTLHRSRLVYQHEVDTLADLRHTARHEEPPPPILFITHASARHERARIVALLAQGQRLDIHGVLLGAWPDGDTVVVATDGTTHRPDGQNRHGVHPADVGRLAVLTPEETIDLVTTLAEAHTGERPTPTPDGPTTATTTQCPQPQPDAILDADNRAPHGLTDAPMPAAGEVPPTSTDDPVPASDTTVSPAATDSRHRSEDGPGSDDPQPQERVAVRVLGDARIVDIDTTVPLRAKSLELLVYLVVHDGDAAQDNILDDLLPDAPAAKAPHRLHTYVSALRKTLARTGGPASYVTHPSRRYTLHREAFDTDLWRMRDALRDAERATTDADRAAALRRAVNAYGGALADGFDYEWIEVHREGIRRQALDAHLALAATTADPAEALTVLDTAMRHDPYAEPLYQQAMRAHAALGHLDEIRTLRRTLTRRLDEIDAEPSGDTIDLADRLIAGLQQRRPAGQPQPRDSGRRA
- a CDS encoding AfsR/SARP family transcriptional regulator, with the protein product MRWTRQVVSLVVLVVVLAGPPLLLVMVVGWPSPGGGVRLVVWQWIRDPLTGQNLMLMAVVLAWLLWAFVAYIITVRVAVRMWAGVRWLRRLPLPTPWQATATGIAGAAALTIPTPATPAVGVDAVPPTGSTGLPTPDEGERAGLDGGVAVAGGWLPREVAGQVTVAVGLMWLRRRRGYRPHSRPADNDGADLTPLPSTVAAITAATAEYPVSAPAAVLPVGVPPTGVGLVGPGALDAARGLLVSVLLTAMRQPDAQVVITRRAGDMLLGPAVERLRPGSGLTIVDTIAHAALAVASPPAMSTDGADGRRAPAILILDAPPTDTVVTGAAVPVVLGPWPEAAVWHVDADGHTADDTAGHRICVLDEVTTTDLLTVTGHLDPPAPDTSAAPAPTARIPRQAGPRRGNSSGLRLRVLGEPELLVGGSPVALRRSAAWQALVFLAVHVDGADSHLMAEALWPGLPAHRLTGRLYTTLSELRTAARTTTGATIIDRSGDRYRLHPTNVDVDLWHLHTTADHAAATLTDTAAAWQAVITAYTGDLATGHTWPWLEPHRIAARRRALDAYAALADTAPDPHTALAHLQGGIRVDPYNADLHQQAARILSDLGEQAAAVVLTDRYRKRLTAAGLSLDGAFVPGGA
- a CDS encoding Hsp70 family protein, which gives rise to MAWSDGSWSPLVFDGEPGLPSAVLVADDGSVVTGQQAWRAAVAQPQRFVPVPRRPADEQVSVAGVEVVPAELVAATLRRAADEARRMVGAAVEDVRLVVPAGWGPRRRTWLRHAAHRAGLPQPRLVEAPVAVASHLLAGGVPLPVGDAIVVCDLGGGAEVSVVRRTPVGFEILSTLADPDAGGDAIDAAMTAALSPDPVAPGTGEEVALTASVRTAKHALFAHAAVSVAVPSGPAVVVNDLVLTQAARPVLERAAGLVRDAVDAAEVDPATVAGLWCAGGTAQMRLVAEVLATETGLTPLLVRDPPLAAAHGAADAGARSPGEGPEVVVEPLPSVGRALAVAVSGFASLALVSHMLFTPVWNSAALGKWATLNWGELAMASVFAMLACLGVGTVLGAALASRTDTGLPLSPGAQVATGILTASWLGVAVACMYAVVGSQYIGMELGPFLRWSVVPIVPIVVVAAVLAVIAVRQWRTPAGGWSQFLAFPVSSVVTATVGMLVLQWSVTAERWPHMLVWIDFGGRFGGLLIGVGVVTALVSRPVLRLVLGAPVAILIAALAGPGTTGILAVIYAVAVGVWWLGRLWTRIIHPAPVTAVR
- a CDS encoding transposase family protein; this encodes MIAYRAMIDVPRELVQHLARLLYVQRRACGTRRGTRALTCFYQALMVLVWFRKGEDMTLLAAGFGISRATAYRYRDEGITVLAAQAADLHTALRRAAADGWSHVILDGKLFDCDRLTETTLSVKGETIDAWYSGKHRDFGANIQAIMRPDGLPIWTSEAMPGHLHDTSCARDLGITAALNWSAAELDLPALADSGYESTGHGIKTPIKQPTDGSRLAPDNRAYNRLLRGLRWQGERGFAILIGRWKTLRHTNISPRRIGDIVTAALHLTHFEYKYLPVSR
- the ltrA gene encoding group II intron reverse transcriptase/maturase, coding for MSQPGLTGKSHDIPKRLIWAAWLKVKGNGGAAGADGVTIEQFETRLADNLYRLWNRMSSGSYFPGPVRAVEIPKKGGVRILGIPNVVDRVAQTVAVLVLEPEVEKVFHDDSYGYRPGRSPIDAIRVCRQRCFKKDWVVDLDVKAFFDSVRWDLMLKAVARHTTHPWVMLYVERWLRAPMLMPDGTLTHRNKGTPQGGPISPLIANIFLHYGFDTWMGREFPGVGFERFADDVVVHCVTERQAQQVRQAIDRRFADIGLQLHPDKTRIVYCKDDRRRLDYELVTFTFCGYAFRPRKAWDKIRGRARTGFLPAVAPGKLTDMSRKVASWRLHRRTTGNLADLAVEVNPVLRGWLNYFTVFYPSAVYPIGKRIDRHLMRWAKWKYKRLKRSDDRARVWLRDVRQRSPDLFAHWAMRYTT